The Cardinium endosymbiont cEper1 of Encarsia pergandiella nucleotide sequence TTCCCTACGATTCAGCAGATTAGTCCTATGTTAGGGTGTAACAGTCCCGTAAAATATGCCTCCCAAAAGGTTAACGCATGGCTTTGGGGATGTGATCCTTCCTATGCTTTGTTAACCCATTTGCCGATCCAGGAGGGACGTTTTTTTTCTCGACGTGACGCAGTAGCTGTACATAATATTTGCGTGATTGGCATAAACATTAAGGAAAAATTATTTGGTGCAACCTCTGCTATTGGGAAATACATTTTTTTGGGAGATATGGGCCTACAAGTAGTGGGTGTACTAGATGCATTTAATGGAATGTATAATGAATCTAATGCAGTATTGCTGACTAATGGTTTGTTTAAACAAATATTTCCTAGGTATAGCCATAATGTAGATTCTATTCGTCTCACCCTGGTACCAACGGCTCGTGAAGAGATAGTAGAAGCACAATTTCGTTCTTATTTTGGCCGCCACTTAAATTTTGACGTGCACAATACAAAAGGACTCGGTGTGTTTAGTCTTACCAAACATGCCAATAAATTTCATAATTTTTTTAAAAATCTAGCTATTTTTAATGCAATTATAGGTATATGTCTGCTCCTAACCGGTATGGTAGGCATTAGCAATATGATGCTTGTGACCGTTCAAGAAAGAACACAAGAGCTGGCTATTCGAAGGATATTGGGTAGTCGCTCTACAGAAATTGTGTTGATGGTTTTATGTGAAACCATTATGGTAACCTTTGTAGCGGGTATGATTGGATTTACAGCAAGTTTTTCTGTTATGCAGTTGTTAAATCAATGGGTCGTTCCATTATGTCAACCCTATTACCTATCTACTTTAACCTGTTCGCCTGAGTCAATATTTATGGGATTGGGATTAATTAGTTTAAGCAGCTCCTTAGCTGCCATTGTACCAGCCATCAGAGCGGTAAAGATAAAGCCTGTAGAGGCATTGAATCGTAAATGATTAAACCGATTGTATATTTATATATATGTTTGGATATCAAAGTTTTTTAGAGGTTTTTCATAGCTTAAAAGCTCATAAAATGAGAACCACTTTTACCGGATTTGGTGTAATGTGGGCGATGTTTATTTTAGTGCTTTTACAAGGAGCAGGTAATGGATTTTACAATGGTATGGTGAAAAAATTTCAAAGCTATAGTAGCCAAGTCATCTCCATTTATGGAGGCCATAGATCAACTGGTACCATCCATCTAACCGAACGACTAACAGACGATCTAGCCCTTCATTTGAATGTTTTTGAACACATCATGCCTCTATTTGCAACCGATTGTTCGGTTATATATGGGCAAGCTGCACATAAAAGTAATATATTAGGGGTCCGTGTGGGTTATGAAAAAATGAAACATTTGGAACTGGTAGAGGGGCGCTTTTTTACTGAACGTGATGGAATACAAAAACTTCCAGTCTGCGTACTAGGTTTTAAAATGAAAACGAAAATGTTTGGGAGCCAATCAGCAACTCGAACCTTTGTCACAATAGATGGCACTACCTTCTCTGTGATTGGCGTATTAGAAGCAACTGCTGGTCAAGATGACCATCGGGTCATTATCCCAAGCAGCCTATTTAAAGCATTGTTTCCGCGTAATGGGGAAAGTATTGATTGCATGATGTCAACTTTAGCGCCCAAACAAAATCCTATAAAGGTAGAAAAAAAAATTCGGGCTTATTTGGCTAGGCGGCTCAATTTTGAAGCGCAAGATAAACAAGCACTGTACATAAGACATCTATCTAAAGAAGCCAGGCCTTTCCAAATACTCTTTGTAGTGATGCAAGGATTTATTTGGTTCCTTGGTCTCTGTTTTTTAGTCAGTGGAGTGGTAGGAATAGGTAATATGATGCGTGTGGTCGTAAAGGAGCGTACACAAGAATTGGCCATTCGGAAAGTGATGGGTGCTCAATCAAGCGATATTATGGACTTAATTTTATTAGAATCGATAATCATTAACTTCATTTCTGGTGTCTTAGGACTAGGGATCGGTATAAGCATGCTCCAGTGGATGAATACCTATCTATTGCCTATCATCGAAAAACATGGGATCGCTCATTTTGAATTTCACTTTTCTATGGTTGTATCTGCCTTAATTGTTTTGATATTGTCTGGTTGTCTAGCCGGCATTATCCCTGCAAAAAGAGCATTATACATTAAGCCAATAGATGCTTTAAATAATGAATAAAAATGCGTACAATCACTAAATTTATTTTAACCACTGGTCTTATAGCTGGGGGCGTTTTGGCTTATTCTAGGGTCTATAAAGTCAAATGGAGCAAGTTCCATCAAGTAACTTTTAAAACCACACAGCCTACGCGCAGAACGATTATTCGAAAAAAAATTTTTTCCGGTACCCTTATACCTCATAAAGAAATTAATTTAGAAACGCATCTTACAGGTATTGTAGATAAATTATGGGTAGAAGTGGGGGGTTATGTGCAACAAGGTAGGAATATTGCGCGTATTAAAATACAGCCGAATCCAAAAGAGATTGAGGAGGCAGCTAGCAAGTTGCGTGTGGCCTCTATTAACCTAAATCAAGCCAGAGGGAAATACTTAAGAAGTAAACACCTTTTCACTAAAAAGATGCTAGCCAAAGAAGCTTATGAAGCAGATTTGGCATCCTGGGAACAAACCAAAGAAGCATTTGCTTTAGCAGAGAAAACATTGCAAATCACCCAAAAAGGCTATACTCATGCAAAAGGAGCAAATGCCAACCTCATTAAGGCTACTACAAAAGGAACTATTTTAGCCTTACCGGCTAAGGAAGGTAGTATGGTACAGGCCACGAGTGGCAATGCACGTGGTACTACAGTGGCAGTTATTGGTGATATGGATCATTTTTTGTTTTCAGCTCAAGTAAGTGAATTAGATGTGGCCGATTTAACCAAAGGGATGACCTTTACAGCTTCATTAAATGCCTTTAATGAAGCAAAATTACAAGTTACGTTAACTAAAATTGCACCAAAAGCAAGTGAAGAGCGATTAAAAAATGGAGAAATTAAATTTGCAATAGAAGGACTGGTGCAGCAGCCTAAAAAGTCAAAAATTACCTTACGGGCAGGTTATTTAGCAGTCGCAGAGGTAGTAGTTGGACAAGTAGACAATGTCCTGGCTGTTCCAGAAAGCGTAATTCAAATGAAAGGAAAGGACTGTTTTGTAAAATGTTTGCATGACGGTAAAATGGTTCCCAAAAATGTAGTATTAGGGCTATCAGATGGGCTCTATGTTGAAATAAAAGAAGGCCTTACAGAAGCAGATCAATTAATTGTAGAAACGTAGCATGATTCAGATTCAAGATTTATATAAATGCTACCAAAATGGTACGGTTACTAGAAATGTGTTAAATGGCATAAATTTCTACCTTGAAAAAGGAGACTTAGTTGCTTTAATGGGGCAATCTGGTGCAGGGAAGTCTACCTTGTTGAACATTATCGGCATACTAGATCATTATGACGATGGAGATTACCATCTTAATGGCGTCCATATAAAAAATCTGTCTAACCAAGAAGCTAGTAGATATAGAAGCGAATTAATTGGCTTTATCTTTCAACGGTTTCATTTAATTCCTTTTAAAACGGCCTTAGAAAATGTAGCGCTACCGCTTT carries:
- a CDS encoding ABC transporter permease; its protein translation is MLLYALREAAQSLNTHRSRTFSMGFGIWWAIFILVLILGVGNGFHHGVSNAFAKYGTKTMVIWGGSTAGNHHPIPTTMVGNFAKAFPTIQQISPMLGCNSPVKYASQKVNAWLWGCDPSYALLTHLPIQEGRFFSRRDAVAVHNICVIGINIKEKLFGATSAIGKYIFLGDMGLQVVGVLDAFNGMYNESNAVLLTNGLFKQIFPRYSHNVDSIRLTLVPTAREEIVEAQFRSYFGRHLNFDVHNTKGLGVFSLTKHANKFHNFFKNLAIFNAIIGICLLLTGMVGISNMMLVTVQERTQELAIRRILGSRSTEIVLMVLCETIMVTFVAGMIGFTASFSVMQLLNQWVVPLCQPYYLSTLTCSPESIFMGLGLISLSSSLAAIVPAIRAVKIKPVEALNRK
- a CDS encoding ABC transporter permease, with the translated sequence MRTTFTGFGVMWAMFILVLLQGAGNGFYNGMVKKFQSYSSQVISIYGGHRSTGTIHLTERLTDDLALHLNVFEHIMPLFATDCSVIYGQAAHKSNILGVRVGYEKMKHLELVEGRFFTERDGIQKLPVCVLGFKMKTKMFGSQSATRTFVTIDGTTFSVIGVLEATAGQDDHRVIIPSSLFKALFPRNGESIDCMMSTLAPKQNPIKVEKKIRAYLARRLNFEAQDKQALYIRHLSKEARPFQILFVVMQGFIWFLGLCFLVSGVVGIGNMMRVVVKERTQELAIRKVMGAQSSDIMDLILLESIIINFISGVLGLGIGISMLQWMNTYLLPIIEKHGIAHFEFHFSMVVSALIVLILSGCLAGIIPAKRALYIKPIDALNNE
- a CDS encoding efflux RND transporter periplasmic adaptor subunit, which codes for MRTITKFILTTGLIAGGVLAYSRVYKVKWSKFHQVTFKTTQPTRRTIIRKKIFSGTLIPHKEINLETHLTGIVDKLWVEVGGYVQQGRNIARIKIQPNPKEIEEAASKLRVASINLNQARGKYLRSKHLFTKKMLAKEAYEADLASWEQTKEAFALAEKTLQITQKGYTHAKGANANLIKATTKGTILALPAKEGSMVQATSGNARGTTVAVIGDMDHFLFSAQVSELDVADLTKGMTFTASLNAFNEAKLQVTLTKIAPKASEERLKNGEIKFAIEGLVQQPKKSKITLRAGYLAVAEVVVGQVDNVLAVPESVIQMKGKDCFVKCLHDGKMVPKNVVLGLSDGLYVEIKEGLTEADQLIVET